One stretch of Hevea brasiliensis isolate MT/VB/25A 57/8 chromosome 12, ASM3005281v1, whole genome shotgun sequence DNA includes these proteins:
- the LOC110664336 gene encoding uncharacterized protein LOC110664336 — protein MLRLCFRLRRYRRLSLPSTRSFSSSSSSNPIDPQNNLKNHHQPPTIHHNPLVLTANASSSPRYSVLGLSTAVVSFLIASVALLSYNDRHSSECDSNFIHTAIEHTISKSNDSCRRVFYHVRQTGVAASVLWQSLRSVLSSANHEVRLGFELRVAALLADIAAANGGRRAALVGAGGGKVVDWLLESVAVREDGCSTQAEAARALAYLIADPDVSADVLGRPRAVPYLLRFIFSRQPKKKHSRRSSFDICDSLKGGSMLVAAIMDIVTSNCDRSLEKVPCKPSLPGNAETRDIAVAIEVIEEGGLHMDRPQENEDDDNGGREMKGIGIKILEGTTVLGLTRNNGLTKLEHSNSSNVESFSQTSKTLSFLQKKDGSLAQNLSSTVVPGLWDDLHCQHVAVPFAAWALANWAMASEANRSHIQELDQDGQAVMTALMAPERSVKWHGSLVARLLLEDRHLPINDSISDWTSSLLTTISQASKNDDIPLAQVALSAFLLSVERSPEARKIVMEKGLELMRKTTKQTTKHKQVQEALARALELLSTGDVHLSLEESEKWSGILLPWVFGKVSSNTIGSSATKILSCILEDYGPSSVPISQGWLAILLNEVLASIKASSSKGGIQPKSDKVKTQIDQSNILFATQTVNQLAGAVVNLAGNQLRVATVSVDTFPLVDLLSLEPFAGPFQNFKKDAMSKFNVADSASATLKGIKALTELCSEDSFCQNKIADLGVLCLLRRFLLCDDYERLSAMEAYDASRALEGQERVSNVDGETANAAINGPSSLQVPPTAHIRRHAARLLTVLSKLPQVQKVVLADKTWCKWLEDCANGNIPGCSDCKMQSYARATLLNIFCCHHAGTDSANINLPESGGANRNSSCPQYNDMIFLINPEMPHWKFCENMDSKKVGSDKSSLVEADSINGDSSSVTKTSNIIECSTAANESLNRSESEAPQLDVVFVHGLRGGPYKTWRLAEDKASTKSGLVEKIDEEAGKQGTFWPAEWLSADLPQSRMFTLKYKSNLTQWSGATLPLQEVSSKLLEKVVAAGIGNRPVVFVTHSMGGLVVKQMLYKAKAEKINNLVNNTVGIVFYSCPHFGSKLADMPWRMGLVLRPAPTIGELRSGSPRLVELNNFIRHLHKKRLVEVLSFCETKVTPIVEGYGGWALRMEIVPIESAYPGFGELVVLESTDHINSCKPINCSDPSYAETLEFLRKLKTRYSKEDDASL, from the exons ATGCTTCGTCTCTGTTTCAGACTCCGACGCTACCGTCGCCTTTCCCTCCCTTCCACTCGCTCCTTCTCTTCCTCATCCTCTTCGAACCCAATCGATCCCCAAAACAATCTCAAAAATCATCACCAACCACCAACCATCCACCACAACCCCCTTGTCTTAACCGCCAATGCTTCCTCTTCTCCTCGTTACTCCGTGCTCGGCCTTTCCACCGCTGTCGTATCCTTTCTAATCGCTTCCGTCGCTCTCCTCTCCTATAATGACCGCCACTCCTCAGAATGTGATTCTAATTTCATCCACACCGCCATTGAACACACAATTTCTAAATCGAACGACTCTTGCAGGAGAGTCTTTTATCACGTCAGGCAAACGGGCGTTGCCGCATCGGTTCTATGGCAGTCTTTGAGGTCCGTGCTTTCCTCTGCGAACCACGAAGTCAGGCTGGGGTTCGAGCTGCGGGTGGCGGCCTTGTTGGCCGACATTGCTGCGGCAAATGGAGGCCGCAGAGCGGCGTTGGTTGGAGCGGGCGGCGGAAAGGTGGTGGATTGGTTGCTGGAGAGTGTGGCAGTGCGTGAAGACGGGTGTAGCACCCAGGCTGAGGCGGCCAGGGCGCTTGCTTACTTGATTGCGGATCCGGATGTGTCTGCAGATGTGCTTGGCAGGCCTCGCGCTGTGCCCTATTTGTTGCGCTTTATATTTTCTCGCCAACCAAAGAAGAAg CATTCAAGACGTAGTTCATTCGATATTTGTGATTCTTTGAAAGGTGGGAGCATGCTTGTGGCTGCCATCATGGATATCGTCACATCCAACTGCGATAGAAGTTTAGAAAAGGTTCCTTGCAAGCCATCCTTGCCTGGAAACGCTGAAACAAGGGATATTGCTGTAGCTATTGAGGTCATTGAGGAAGGGGGCTTGCATATGGATAGGCCGCAGGAAAATGAAGATGATGACAATGGTGGAAGAGAAATGAAGGGGATTGGAATTAAAATCCTTGAAGGTACAACAGTTTTAGGGCTTACAAGAAATAATGGGTTAACAAAGTTGGAGCACTCTAATTCCAGTAATGTGGAATCATTTAGTCAGACTTCTAAAACCCTCAGCTTTTTACAAAAGAAAGATGGTTCGCTAGCACAAAATTTGTCTTCTACTGTTGTTCCTGGACTCTGGGATGATCTACATTGTCAACATGTTGCTGTGCCTTTTGCTGCATGGGCATTAGCCAATTGGGCAATGGCATCTGAGGCCAATAGATCCCATATTCAGGAACTGGACCAAGATGGTCAAGCTGTGATGACTGCCTTAATGGCACCTGAGAGATCTGTGAAATGGCATGGAAGCTTGGTAGCCCGGTTGCTGTTAGAGGACCGACATCTGCCCATAAATGATTCCATTTCGGACTGGACTTCCAGTCTTCTCACAACTATTTCTCAGGCAAGTAAAAATGATGATATTCCTTTGGCCCAGGTGGCTTTATCTGCTTTTTTGCTTTCTGTTGAGAGGAGCCCAGAGGCACGGAAGATAGTGATGGAAAAGGGTCTTGAGCTGATGAGGAAGACAACTAAGCAGACAACAAAACACAAGCAAGTACAAGAAGCATTAGCAAGGGCTTTGGAGTTACTTTCTACAGGGGATGTGCATTTATCTCTTGAAGAGAGCGAAAAGTGGTCTGGCATTCTGCTTCCTTGGGTTTTTGGAAAAGTTTCCTCGAACACTATAGGATCTTCAGCCACAAAAATTCTCTCATGCATTCTTGAAGATTATGGACCTTCTTCTGTGCCAATTTCTCAAGGATGGTTAGCCATTCTCCTAAATGAAGTTCTGGCTTCGATCAAGGCTTCATCTAGTAAGGGAGGCATTCAGCCCAAAAGTGATAAAGTGAAG ACCCAAATTGATCAGTCCAACATTCTTTTCGCAACACAGACTGTTAATCAGCTGGCAGGTGCTGTCGTAAATCTAGCAGGGAATCAACTTAGAGTGGCCACTGTTTCTGTTGATACATTCCCACTGGTAGATCTTCTTTCCCTGGAACCTTTTGCTGGACCATTTCAAAACTTTAAGAAGGATGCTATGTCTAAATTTAATGTGGCAGATTCTGCTTCAGCAACCCTAAAGGGGATCAAAGCACTGACTGAACTTTGTTCTGAGGATTCTTTTTGTCAAAACAAAATTGCTGACCTTGGGGTCTTGTGTTTACTGAGGCGCTTTTTGTTATGTGATGATTATGAGAGACTGTCTGCAATGGAAGCTTATGATGCATCTAGAGCCCTTGAGGGACAGGAGAGGGTTTCAAATGTTGATGGTGAGACGGCTAATGCAGCTATTAATGGTCCATCTAGTCTGCAAGTTCCACCTACGGCTCACATTCGAAGACATGCAGCTAGGCTGTTGACTGTCCTATCAAAGCTTCCTCAAGTCCAGAAGGTTGTTCTAGCAGATAAAACTTGGTGTAAATGGCTTGAGGATTGTGCTAATGGGAACATCCCAGGTTGCAGTGATTGCAAAATGCAAAGTTATGCTAGGGCAACACTCTTAAATATATTTTGTTGTCACCATGCTGGCACAGACTCTGCAAACATTAATCTCCCTGAGAGTGGAGGTGCAAACAGAAACAGCAGTTGTCCTCAGTATAATGACatgatatttttaattaatcCTGAAATGCCCCATTGGAAGTTCTGTGAAAATATGGATAGTAAGAAAGTTGGAAGTGATAAATCATCGTTGGTTGAGGCTGATTCTATTAATGGTGACAGTTCATCTGTAACCAAAACTTCAAACATTATTGAATGTTCTACTGCTGCCAATGAATCGCTTAATAGATCTGAATCAGAGGCTCCTCAGCTAGATGTTGTCTTTGTCCATGGTTTGCGTGGTGGGCCTTATAAGACTTGGCGCTTAGCTGAGGACAAAGCCTCAACTAAGTCTGGGTTGGTAGAGAAGATTGATGAGGAAGCTGGGAAGCAAGGAACGTTTTGGCCTGCCGAATGGCTTTCAGCTGACTTGCCTCAGTCGCGTATGTTTACCCTCAAATACAAG TCAAATCTTACACAGTGGTCTGGGGCTACCCTACCTCTTCAG GAAGTCAGCTCCAAGCTGTTAGAGAAGGTTGTCGCTGCAGGCATTGGGAATCGACCTGTTGTGTTTGTGACTCACAG TATGGGAGGCCTGGTTGTTAAGCAGATGCTGTATAAAGCAAAGGCAGAAAAAATCAATAACCTTGTGAACAACACTGTTGGAATT GTGTTCTACAGCTGTCCACACTTTGGTAGTAAACTAGCAGACATGCCTTGGCGAATGGGCCTTGTGTTACGCCCTGCTCCAACT ATAGGGGAGCTAAGAAGTGGATCCCCTAGACTAGTGGAGCTTAACAACTTCATCCGCCACCTTCACAAGAAAAGACTGGTTGAAGTCCTCAGTTTCTGTGAG ACCAAGGTAACTCCAATAGTTGAAGGGTATGGAGGATGGGCTTTGAGGATGGAAATTGTACCAATTGAATCAGCATACCCTGGATTTGGCGAACTTGTT GTGCTAGAGTCAACGGATCACATAAATTCTTGCAAGCCAATCAACTGCAGTGATCCTTCCTATGCAGAGACATTAGAGTTTTTGCGCAAGCTAAAAACCCGTTATTCTAAAGAGGATGATGCTTCACTGTGA